The Synchiropus splendidus isolate RoL2022-P1 chromosome 8, RoL_Sspl_1.0, whole genome shotgun sequence nucleotide sequence TTAACACATATTTCGCTCTCTttgtaaatgagaaaaatggaGCTGAAAGGATGGTGACGCACATTCTGAACTCACACTTCTGATTGAACAACATGGGACatcactgaaaacatgaaacacagaCTGTACTGAGGATGAGGTGCAACATGTCTCGTGTTGACTCACTCAGCGGGTGAACTTGTGCCTCGGTCTTCTGACTCGTCTTTGGACAATAGGTTGGGCGATGGTTAGTCCAGGCTGTTATCTGGTCTTTATCTTTCAGCGCAGATGATCATTTCACCGGGCCCATGGACACCAACGTGGTGATCCGGCACGACGGCCAGATCATGTGGGATTCGCCGGCCATCACTAAAAGCTCCTGCAGAGTGGACGTGTCTTTCTTCCCTTTTGATGCTCAGCAgtgcaggttcacctacggctCCTGGACCTACAACGGGAACCAGCTGGACATCCTGAACGCCCTGGACAGCGCCGACCTGGCTGACCTGGTGGAGAACGTGGAGTGGGAGATTCTGGGCATGCCGGCCAAGAAAAACATCATTCTGTACGGCTGCTGCGCCGACCCGTACCCTGACGTCACGTACACGCTCATGCTGAAGAGGAGGGCTTCCTTCTACGTCTTCAACCTGCTGATCCCATGTGTGATGATCTCGTTCCTGGCGCCGCTGGGCTTCTACTTGCCGGCCGACTCCGGAGAAAAGGTGTCTTTGGGAGTCACCGTCATGCTGGCTCTCACCGTCTTCCAACTGCTGGTCGCTGAGATCATGCCGCCGTCGGAGAATGTGCCACTGATCGGTAAAATAACACTCCAATGATTCACCAAACTTGGATTCACTGTTTAGGCACGAAACTACGGTCTGAGAAAGCATCTTGGtcttaacacaaaaaaaattgaaaatttgGTCATGTATCATTTTTgggaatacaaaaataatactttatttttttgactcCACAGGGAAGTACTACATCGCCACGATGACGATGATCACAGCCTCCACCGccctcaccatcttcatcatgaaCATCCACCACTGCGGCCCAGACGCCAAGCCCGTACCAAAGTGGGCCAAGAAGGTGATTCTCCAGTACCTGGCGAGGATGTGTTTCGTGTATGAGGTCGGGGAGAACTGCATGTCACCGCAGCCGGAGAAGCAGGACCCTCCTCCCGTCAGGAGCGCCAACATGAACGGGcaggcgggtcaaggacgagaTGACGCCGTCTTCAGAATGGAGAGGGGTCAGGAGACAGTGGGCTTCGTGTCTGCAGAAGATGATCAGATGAAGAGTCCGGCTGGCTCCATGGGAATAAACCCCACCCAGGAATACGGTACATGGAAAAACGGCATCTTCATCAGCATGGACTGCGGGGAGTCTGGGGCTCAGAGGAGATGCAGGAAAGGGGGCGTGAGCGATGGGGACAGGAAAGAAGTTCCCTACAGCGCCCCCTGCGGGGAAAGCCACTTGCTGCAGAACATTGAGTACATAGCCAACTGCTACAGAGACCAGAGGGCCACGCAGAAGAGAACTGGGGAGTGGAAGAAGGTGGCCAAGGTTCTGGACCGCTTCTTCATGTGGATCTTCTTCATCATGGTCTTTCTCATGAGTCTACTCATCATGGGGAAAGCTATTTAGAGTAGCATTTAGAGGCTGCAATATTTTCAGAAGGAATGTTAAATAGGAATTTCAAATCATAAATatcttcaaaatatatatttgactgAATAAAGTGTATGATAtattgcagtgttttgtttttttaatattaaaaaaaaaatcaagtgtaACCATTTGCaatgtttttcaattaaaatgtgatttgataTATTTCAGCTGAATTAATACCAATTTATTGACAGCCAGAATTTTGCTTTTCAGTACAACGCAAACTATATGCAGTAGCCTGCAGCTGTACAGTACATGCACTTAAACATGCAGATAAACTCACTTTGTCAACTTCAGTTTTTCAGTGATTTGTTGTCGCAGCTGGCAGCAACCTAGTAACATGTTTGAGTATTTTGGAATATTCAGAGATAATCCTTCAAATAATCGTGCTGCTAATCTTCACTGAATGAAAGCCTCGACTCAGCCTGCTCTGAATGAGATGAATGATGCAGTAAAGTGTGTAAATGCTGTGTAATCGTTGCAGACCTCTGTTGCGGATGAAATTAAAATTGTGTTGTTTACAACAAGTGTGTGCTTCACTGAAATAAGAGAACGCGCTTTCTATTTCCGGAGCTTCACAGAACTACAACACGTTGAATTTCAGATCAAGGAAATGACAAATATTAGGTCTTTTTGTGGGACAGATTCCTCATATTTCTTGGTAGGCAACCATGTCTTTTACCCTGCGGAAGAACGTGAAACAGTCTGACTCAGTTTTCTCACACCGTTCAACCGTTTCTGAAGGGTCTTTCTGTCTCCTTTCCTGCCAGGGGAGACTAACATTACATAAAAGTGGTTGATTCCGGTCGCTTTAAGGGAAATATGGAGTTGAAAAAGGAAAATGGagatcaagaaaaaaacattacagtCAGAGTTGAGGCCACCAAACCTGAGGCTGAGACCAGAGCGAACAgaaaccaagtccaagaccagaGACCAGGTCGAAAGCCAAGACCAGTGAGGAGCGAGACCACCCTCGCctcactggtcttggtctcaactccGTCTCCGGTCCTCTGAGTCTGGCTCTTGATCTCTGCATGCTCTGGTCTcaggtcttgactacaacaataAAGCACAGAGAAAGTGTGGAGTTCCACTTCTTGGCTGCATGGTGGTGTAGTACTCAGTACTGCAGCCTCCCACCAAGACACTGCAGTGTGAACCCGCGTCTCACAAAGGGTTTTGGTTTTCTGGCACggtgtgaaaaagaaaacattaactAACAGAGAGTCCAGTGTATCAGAAAGAGCATTAGGTGTTGTCTGTCCGTGTATCTGTCCTGTCCTCCTCCAGAAGCAATTGCATCTTTGACAACCATGTTTGACCCATTATCTAAATCTATTACCAGAGTGGACACCTGAGGGCATCGGTCCACAGACACTCAATGAGTCTTAATTGATAGCTAATGTGTCCGGAGGTCCTGTTTGTCCGTGGTTTTCTCCAGGGTGTGGTTCTCCAGGGTAGCTGGCCTCCGCTGCCCTCTTGGACACAAGAGTCTGGAGCGTCCCAGCGTTCCCAGGACGCGGTGTGACCACTTGGGGTCTCATTTCAATTAATACACGCATTTGAACaggctttatttttcattacaatGCACAATACATTCACCCTTTATTGagcttcaataaaatattttgaccCCAGTCAACAGTCTGGCAAATACTGTTTTAAGCATTAAGACAAGTGTtgtttatataaaataaagtctGAACTGCTGACCACAGATTGGCACTGAATATCTTGATGTTTTCCTGCACatcaaacttttgtttttctaaatgttAAACTTAGATTTTCCAGTCAACATGTTTTGCTCACGAGTGTCACGATCCCCTCGGGTGTTATTAAAGACGTCCGTCAGTAAACAGCATCCTGCGAATCACCCTGTGGTTCATCAGTCCTCCACAGAGTAATTACTATTTGTGACAGTTAATAACAACAATTAAGTCACATCCCAAAGGGGGtaattaataaaatgttttgaaagatAGGTGCCATGTCAGACTG carries:
- the chrna10a gene encoding neuronal acetylcholine receptor subunit alpha-10a — its product is MKGWMIQTFLLVLLCITPCCRGAHGSYAQKLLNDLFANYTSALRPVEDTNIILNVTLQVTLSQIIDMDERNQILTAYLWIRQVWVDAHLKWEKDDYDGLDTIRIPSSYVWRPDIVLYNNADDHFTGPMDTNVVIRHDGQIMWDSPAITKSSCRVDVSFFPFDAQQCRFTYGSWTYNGNQLDILNALDSADLADLVENVEWEILGMPAKKNIILYGCCADPYPDVTYTLMLKRRASFYVFNLLIPCVMISFLAPLGFYLPADSGEKVSLGVTVMLALTVFQLLVAEIMPPSENVPLIGKYYIATMTMITASTALTIFIMNIHHCGPDAKPVPKWAKKVILQYLARMCFVYEVGENCMSPQPEKQDPPPVRSANMNGQAGQGRDDAVFRMERGQETVGFVSAEDDQMKSPAGSMGINPTQEYGTWKNGIFISMDCGESGAQRRCRKGGVSDGDRKEVPYSAPCGESHLLQNIEYIANCYRDQRATQKRTGEWKKVAKVLDRFFMWIFFIMVFLMSLLIMGKAI